The proteins below come from a single Gossypium raimondii isolate GPD5lz chromosome 2, ASM2569854v1, whole genome shotgun sequence genomic window:
- the LOC105787406 gene encoding serine acetyltransferase 4 → MGCVSDKRWESFPDMFSAGLSLKETQDGEKEAKFNATFPFEKVFPVYAMSLSKPDTDSILNSGRDPIWEAVREEAKLEAEKEPILSSFLYASILAHDCLEQALAFVLANRLQNPTLLATQLMDIFSNVMMHDRDIQRSIRLDVQAFIDRDPSCLSYSSALLYLKGYHSLQSYRVAHALWKQGRNVLALALQSRISEVFGVDIHPAAKIGDGILLDHGTGVVIGETAVVGNRVSLMHGVTLGGTGKETGDRHPKVGDLALLGACVTVLGNIKIGEGAMIAAGSLVLKHVPPHSMVAGTPAQVIGSIDEQDPSLTMNHDATKEFFKHLAVSFRDGRSK, encoded by the exons ATGGGTTGTGTTAGTGATAAGCGTTGGGAGTCGTTTCCCGATATGTTCTCCGCTGGGCTATCCCTAAAAGAAACACAAGATGGAGAGAAAGAAGCTAAATTTAATGCTACGTTCCCTTTTGAGAAGGTGTTTCCAGTTTATGCAATGAGCCTTTCTAAGCCTGACACTGACTCTATTCTTAATTCGGGTCGTGACCCAATTTGGGAAGCTGTACGAGAGGAGGCCAAGCTGGAG GCAGAAAAGGAACCTATTTTAAGTAGCTTCTTGTATGCAAGTATCTTAGCACATGATTGTTTAGAACAAGCATTGGCTTTTGTTCTTGCCAATCGTCTACAGAATCCGACACTCTTGGCAACTCAACTTATGGATATATTTTCTAATGTTATGATGCATGATAGAGATATTCAACGATCAATACGCCTGGATGTGCAG GCATTCATAGATAGAGATCCTTCTTGTTTATCTTATAGTTCAGCGTTACTATACCTTAAG GGATACCATTCTCTGCAATCATATCGAGTAGCTCATGCCTTATGGAAGCAAGGGCGAAATGTGTTGGCACTGGCATTGCAAAGCCGGATTAGTGAG GTTTTTGGAGTTGACATACACCCAG CTGCAAAAATCGGAGACGGTATATTATTGGATCATGGGACTGGTGTTGTTATTGGTGAAACAGCAGTTGTAGGAAATCGTGTTTCATTGATGCAT GGTGTGACCTTGGGTGGGACTGGGAAAGAAACCGGTGATCGCCACCCAAAAGTTGGTGATCTTGCACTACTCGGTGCATGTGTGACCGTACTTGGGAATATAAAAATAGGTGAAGGTGCAATGATTGCTGCTGGTTCCCTTGTACTAAAACATGTTCCTCCTCATAG TATGGTAGCAGGTACACCGGCACAAGTAATTGGATCCATAGATGAGCAAGATCCATCTTTGACAATGAATCATG ATGCTACCAAAGAGTTCTTCAAACATTTAGCTGTTAGTTTTAGAGATGGAAGATCCAAATA
- the LOC105787407 gene encoding squamosa promoter-binding-like protein 3, translating to MEMAKRACKTTVNWVDDEEEEEQREERMVKIRVVPRERYERMNTFIHYSNSAAISGGGGGCQADECGADLKDAKQYHRRHKVCEPHAKDAFVLVKGIRQRFCQQCSRFHEISKFDGTKRSCRDRLAGHNLRRRKVVQSDQEAENDNSNNKNKASYGKGTDTPMLQQWYQEFTN from the exons atggaaaTGGCTAAAAGGGCATGTAAGACGACGGTAAATTGGGTTGAtgatgaggaggaggaggagcaGAGAGAAGAGAGGATGGTGAAGATAAGGGTAGTGCCTCGAGAGAGATATGAGAGGATGAATACTTTCATACACTACTCTAACTCTGCTGCCATCTCCGGCGGCGGCGGTGGTTGTCAAGCTGATGAATGTGGTGCCGATTTGAAAGATGCAAAGCAATATCATCGGCGGCATAAAGTCTGTGAGCCACATGCCAAGGATGCTTTCGTTTTGGTCAAAGGCATTCGCCAAAGGTTTTGCCAGCAGTGTAGCAG ATTTCATGAAATATCAAAGTTCGATGGTACCAAAAGGAGTTGCCGGGATCGGTTGGCCGGACATAATTTGCGGCGGAGGAAGGTGGTGCAGTCAGACCAAGAAGCGGAGAAcgataatagtaataataagaATAAAGCATCCTATGGAAAGGGAACTGACACTCCAATGTTGCAGCAATGGTACCAAGAATTTACCAACTAG